The following proteins are co-located in the Calliphora vicina chromosome 2, idCalVici1.1, whole genome shotgun sequence genome:
- the LOC135951317 gene encoding uncharacterized protein LOC135951317: MSLVEGAKISKGNVSTQAEATGLSATGATVTATNQTNTPGLVVGDATGVNKTNSFLTRQERVTMDDSDDNLSGLKGLNLYETDEEDLLMVSSEPLKANEDVHPEAHDPAKGDTEQKNRKQDSEQDERKRLAGYKRSLRYVRTLDSRDPASLTTREKRLRRKHTYHIQKYEAMLNTTVVEVRPAKTKTEPNQSRQVITSKHVPHASTGPNTIIVSEDLDVRPSTSKRATSGPKRGDDQCGTTKSASTTPKVLSAISSTRGTAMASKGTASRPSIKRQRSGETQVSEGKRLKPSTSLTSAPELQVAIIDRSQPDGKMTTDRWLLLEEKILRALVDELACSEDDSFTAFDGAKWLKGVKIIGCGNEKALGFLSNCIRGVGELWPNARIEIVPLDQVPFRTTVRVWVPPPLLEDEATLTLIKRQNKELGTEDWTIERGRSRDKGEGKDLWIKIGSESLRLLRSSQGVIKYGLNQLRLILPAVKRNDEPKRPESGTD; encoded by the coding sequence ATGTCCTTGGTCGAGGGTGCTAAAATCTCCAAGGGTAACGTGAGTACTCAGGCGGAAGCCACAGGTCTGAGTGCCACTGGAGCTACTGTGACTGCGACGAATCAGACGAATACCCCGGGTCTGGTAGTCGGTGATGCTACTGGGGTAAACAAAACGAATAGTTTTTTGACTAGACAGGAAAGAGTGACTATGGACGACAGCGACGACAACCTCTCAGGTCTGAAAGGGTTAAACCTTTATGAGACTGATGAGGAGGACTTACTCATGGTGTCCTCCGAGCCGCTAAAAGCGAATGAAGACGTACATCCGGAGGCCCATGACCCTGCAAAGGGAGACACAGAACAGAAAAACAGGAAACAGGACTCAGAACAGGACGAACGGAAAAGGTTGGCGGGCTACAAACGCTCTCTCCGGTATGTCAGGACGTTGGACTCGCGAGATCCCGCGTCTTTGACCACCAGGGAAAAGCGTTTGCGGCGTAAACATACCTACCACATACAGAAGTATGAGGCCATGCTAAATACTACTGTTGTGGAGGTAAGGCCAGCCAAGACTAAGACCGAACCAAACCAGAGCAGGCAGGTGATCACATCTAAACATGTGCCCCATGCCAGCACTGGACCGAACACGATCATCGTCTCGGAGGATCTTGACGTACGCCCATCTACATCAAAGAGGGCCACGTCGGGGCCAAAGAGAGGTGATGACCAATGCGGCACGACGAAGTCTGCTAGCACAACACCCAAGGTGCTGTCCGCAATCTCCTCTACTCGAGGAACCGCGATGGCTTCCAAAGGTACAGCAAGCAGGCCTAGTATTAAGCGGCAAAGGTCAGGTGAAACGCAGGTGTCTGAGGGTAAGCGGCTGAAACCATCAACTAGCTTAACATCAGCACCTGAGCTACAAGTAGCCATCATAGATCGTAGTCAACCTGATGGGAAAATGACTACGGACAGATGGCTGCTTCTGGAGGAGAAGATCTTGCGGGCACTAGTGGACGAACTCGCATGCAGTGAGGATGATTCCTTCACTGCATTCGATGGCGCCAAATGGTTAAAGGGTGTCAAGATCATCGGGTGCGGTAACGAGAAGGCCCTAGGCTTTCTCAGTAACTGTATCCGAGGAGTTGGCGAACTCTGGCCCAATGCAAGAATCGAAATCGTCCCACTGGATCAAGTACCTTTTCGTACGACGGTGAGAGTGTGGGTCCCTCCTCCCCTTTTGGAGGACGAAGCCACGCTAACACTTATAAAGCGTCAGAATAAGGAACTTGGTACAGAGGACTGGACGATTGAACGAGGGCGCTCTAGGGACAAAGGAGAAGGCAAGGATCTCTGGATCAAAATTGGTTCAGAATCCCTCCGACTCCTGCGTTCTTCGCAAGGCGTCATCAAATACGGGCTAAACCAACTCCGGTTGATCTTGCCCGCGGTGAAGCGCAATGATGAACCCAAGCGGCCTGAGAGTGGTACAGATTAA